GAAGCAAAATATctattacattttaaaataatttttgttggcAGATCGATGTTGAAGAACTGACAGTACTCAATAAAGCTACTTCAAATATTCCTATGCTACCGGATGCCAATGCAAATGAAAGAACTCGGTTAAAATATAGATACATTGATTTGAGATCTGATAAATTACAAAAGTAcatattacaatttttatatctattttgaaaaattacgaatttcAGGAGTTTACGACTTCGTTCAGAATTTGTGCACAATGTTCGGAGGTTTCTCGttgaaaaaagtggatttGTAGATGTTGAAACACCAACTCTATTTCGTCGTACTCCAGGTGGAGCTGCAGAATTTGTTGTTCCAGCACCTTCTCCAAACCAGGGACTTGCCTATTCATTGCCTCAAAGTCCACAACAATTTAAACAGCTTTTGATGGTTGGAGCTATCGATAGATATTTTCAGGTTAGTGAGATTTTATTTCGtaaacaataattttgattCCAGATTGCCCGATGTTATCGTGATGAAGGATCAAAAGGTGATAGGCAGCCTGAATTTACACAAGTTGATGTGGAAATGTCATTTACAACACAAAATGGAGTTATGCAACTTATTGAAGATATGATTATATCTGCATGGCCGGAGAGTTTGAACCATATTAAACCTAAATCCCCGTTTCCAAGAATACCGTATTCTGATGCAATGAGACTCTATGGAATTGATAAACCAGATATGCGAATTCCGTGGCAAATTGATGACGTTGATAAcgatatatttgaatttttgcaaaaagataTTGATGATGATACTTGGCGGTCAAGAATTTTAGTTTGTCGAGGAGCTGGTAAAACAACGATTTcgaattcaatgaaaaatgaatggaaacGATTGATTCAGATGAATGAGAATGGAaagaattttgcaatttgtcATCCGTCACAGAAAAGATGGTTCAAACCGTTTGACAATCAGAAATTGATCGATCAATTTGGATTAATTGATGAAGATGTTCTCATTGTTTGCTGGGGAAATTCAGAAGGGGTTTACTGGACTTTAGGTAAGATATAGCGATTACCCAAACgcgaaattttgtgatttttgcgcaaaaaatacggtacccggtctcgacacgacaaattttagttaaataTAAGTGCGCCTTTAATGAGTACTGTAGTCTCCAAATTTTGTATACATATTGCGGTTAACATTTCatgtgaaaattaatttttggaagttttctttcgattttttgacatttatgttttttcttgttatattgattttttaaaaagatttttaaataaataaatgtacttggaaaatcaataaaaattccgcagcaacacaaattcaaaattacagtactcattaaaggcgcacgcagCTTTGTATTcgactaatttttttccgtatttttgcgaaaaaaatcgcaaaattttgcgtGTGCCTTTGTTTTTTatacgaaaaaattatttagttaATGATTCATATTTTCCGGTCAACTTCGTAATTACGTCGCAGAAGTTTGCGGTCTTCGTTCAAAAAGCAATGTAACTGCTCACTGGATTGTGGATTTTCCATTGTTCTCATTTGAAGAAGGACAACTTGTATCAACACATCATCCATTTACGGCTCCACTTGAAAAAGATATTGATATTCTTTATTCCAATGATATTGATAAACTCTTACAAATCACTGGACAACACTACGATCTTGTTATAAACGGAGTTGAAATGGGTGGTGGATCGATTAGAATTGAGAATTCAGAAATCCAGCGACACGTTCTGAAAGTTCTTGGAGAACCAACTGATGAAATGGAACATCTTTTAAATGCATTATCTCATGGTGCACCACCACATGGAGGATTTGCTTTAGGACTTGATAGATTCGTTGCAATGCTTACTTCCGATGGGAATCCTCTCACACCAGTTCGAGATGTTATtgcttttccaaaaacaaaaaatggaaaagattTGATGAGTGATGCGCCTGCAACATTATCCCAGAAACAGCTAGAAAGGTATGTCACATGGAATTATTGATGCACGTGGTGTGAGACTCTCTCATAACGTtatgatctacgaaaaatgccatgggtctcgttaggtattacgttttcaattagtttcgccgattttgccaattttcagtaatttttcgtCCTTTCTcttatgtttttctttgttttaaaaaacgattttacaaaaaataggGCAAATGCTTGGAAACTGGCGAATTTGGCGAATGTaattgaaaacgtttgaatttaacgtttgagtttttttattccgaaaggacatttttctgttttcccaGATTACATACCCAGCTGTAAAATTTTCgcatttgcttcaaaaatacggtacctggCCGAGTAAAAGTATAATCccttaaagattactgtagttcccATCTCTCATTTTTGTAGGatgttatttaatttttaaattaatttatctCACATTTCTTGGAAACTTATAGAAAAACATGTGAAAGTatacttttaaaacattttgaagaaactcTAAAAAGAAAGTTCcgcattaaaatttaaactaaaaaatatatttcagataTGGAATCTCCTTGTTACCCAACGCTGTGGAATGATGTGGATTGACAAATTTCGTATTATAGTGATACTATAGtgataaaattagttttttttaatgtattgttgttgttgtttttatttttaaataatgaatACGTTTAGCTTTTAGCATACTTCTTAATAAAAGTTAGAAAGGAAAGTAGCGATAATTCGGATTTTGGCTCAAGATACTCAAAATAGTCTTGAATTCAGAAATATCACAAAGTACATACAGCAATGTTTGAAGTCTCTCATTGACAAGTGGGCATGCCGTCTCATTTTCGTGTAATATCAAACAGAACACAAAATTATATgttaaaaaaatcctaaattttcataagtataatagaaattgaaaatcttttgaattaaattgaCATGTGTTGCAATATTCTATTCATCAGTTTCCACAATATTGATGGGATGTTCGTAGTGTTGAACAAATTGTTGGAGTTCACATGTTTAACACATTGCTGTAACATTTTGATTCTTCTCCGAATGGCGGGAAACGCGAAGAACAGTGACGTTATCGAACAGAatgatcaaaaagttgttgtaCCCGTTATGTTAAGCATATATTATAGCGTATATTTGATTGTATGTAGATTAAACAACCAAACACCTAATTATTCGAAAGTTTTCGTTAGCAGAGGCTCGAATCGGGATTAAAAAAGTTGCTAAAGTAATAGagactgaaatttaatttcagctgaaatataaaacttaGAAATATCTGCTGCATCCATAGCTTTCATAAACTgtttcttatttcaaaaataatgttggAATCATTTGAAAGCGGGATTTTTGTACAACATAGATGTACGGAAAATTCTAAACTGTTAGACTAGACTCACTTTACTAACTATAGACTCACTATAGACTACTAGAataattttcgaacattttatAATTCACATTCTCCGAAAAATATGCTCTTCCTGGTGTTTGTTTCAGTGAAACCACCTTCTCATAACTAGTTTACTGTATATCGGCCTCATCGAAACAACACAAactacattttgaaaatagattaTCAAGTATCGGAGGTCTGGTCATCGGATGGACGAACGACGCGTCGAGGGTAAAAGTTTGACCAAAACGTGAAA
This is a stretch of genomic DNA from Caenorhabditis elegans chromosome V. It encodes these proteins:
- the dars-2 gene encoding Aminoacyl-transfer RNA synthetases class-II family profile domain-containing protein (Confirmed by transcript evidence), which encodes MISARNVTAICCRRILSTSSYTVRTHICDELSTSNKNEKVSVMGWLSHKRMDRFFVLRDAYGSVQAKISASSKLQSLLKDIPYESVVRVDGIVVDRGDNRNSKMKTGDIEIDVEELTVLNKATSNIPMLPDANANERTRLKYRYIDLRSDKLQKSLRLRSEFVHNVRRFLVEKSGFVDVETPTLFRRTPGGAAEFVVPAPSPNQGLAYSLPQSPQQFKQLLMVGAIDRYFQIARCYRDEGSKGDRQPEFTQVDVEMSFTTQNGVMQLIEDMIISAWPESLNHIKPKSPFPRIPYSDAMRLYGIDKPDMRIPWQIDDVDNDIFEFLQKDIDDDTWRSRILVCRGAGKTTISNSMKNEWKRLIQMNENGKNFAICHPSQKRWFKPFDNQKLIDQFGLIDEDVLIVCWGNSEGVYWTLEVCGLRSKSNVTAHWIVDFPLFSFEEGQLVSTHHPFTAPLEKDIDILYSNDIDKLLQITGQHYDLVINGVEMGGGSIRIENSEIQRHVLKVLGEPTDEMEHLLNALSHGAPPHGGFALGLDRFVAMLTSDGNPLTPVRDVIAFPKTKNGKDLMSDAPATLSQKQLERYGISLLPNAVE